The window GGAAGTCGTCGGCGTGGGCTGGACGGCGACGCTGTCGGGCAAGACGCTGAAGATGACGCTGGGCTACGCGAACCCGGTCGTGATGGAGGTGCCCGCGGGCCTCACCGTGACGGTCGAGAAGCAGTTCGTGAAGGTCGCCGGCCCGGACCGGGGTCTGGTCGGGCGCTTCGCGGCCGACATGCGGGCGCAGCGCAAGCCCGAGCCCTACAACGGCAAGGGCGTCAAGTACACCACCGAGACGATCACGCGCAAGCAGGGCAAGCAGTTCGGCGCCTAAGCGGCGTACAGACGGGGACACGGGTCATGAACAAGAATGCGGCGAAGAACCTGCGGCGGGCACGCCGACGCGTGCGGATCCGGCGGAGCATCTCGGGCACGCACGAGCGTCCCCGGCTGAGCATCTACAAGTCGGTCCACCACGTCTACGCCCAGATCATCAACGATCTGGACGGGCGGACGCTGGCGGCGGCGTCGACCACCGAGAAGGTGCTGGGCGTGGAGAAGCCCGGGAACGTCCAGGCCGCGACGAAGGTCGGGCTCGCCCTGGCCGAGCGGGCCAAGCAGGCGGGCGTGGAGAAGGTCGTGTTCGACCGGGGCGGATTCAAGTACCACGGGCGTGTCAAGGCGCTGGCGGAAGCGGCGCGCAAGGGCGGATTGCAGTTCTAAGGCGGGCGCCGCATCGGCGAGTTCC of the Planctomycetota bacterium genome contains:
- the rplF gene encoding 50S ribosomal protein L6, whose protein sequence is MSRIGKKPVPVPAGVKVAVKPGLVTVEGPKGKLDLKTRPEVVVTWTESEKAVKVELAKGYTSANKLANALWGSTRAHIRNMIEGVTKGYEKTMEVVGVGWTATLSGKTLKMTLGYANPVVMEVPAGLTVTVEKQFVKVAGPDRGLVGRFAADMRAQRKPEPYNGKGVKYTTETITRKQGKQFGA
- the rplR gene encoding 50S ribosomal protein L18, with amino-acid sequence MNKNAAKNLRRARRRVRIRRSISGTHERPRLSIYKSVHHVYAQIINDLDGRTLAAASTTEKVLGVEKPGNVQAATKVGLALAERAKQAGVEKVVFDRGGFKYHGRVKALAEAARKGGLQF